In a single window of the Littorina saxatilis isolate snail1 linkage group LG3, US_GU_Lsax_2.0, whole genome shotgun sequence genome:
- the LOC138962518 gene encoding tRNA wybutosine-synthesizing protein 5-like — MLRLFHGHSHVSISTMSLCIIVWQVVILTCLSSLSGASQKEEKNGDPTILKGHLQPFGESGQRREIEVRNDFPEPYDFLKNYLKKSKPVKLPGVMRDSRAVRLWTDAYLMSLDVPADTVVGLETKKKENRSQETTSMHFHEFLKIYNQTEHYMVDDVPKYLRPDVMVPCSLQCPELVEQGFAFAMMWFSSGGTNSVVHTDAFDNLNCLLRGQKSFVMMDPARDRDKIDISHNGAYSAVDVDSVDLTKFPGLADAEFYHVNVTAGDCLYIPYRWIHQVRSFNSNVAVNFWWDHYSSSDLLDRDEAVCQGQCDRSLTLDKVELNGQDSSMDNLGSLKDWMRDVVINNPMTIEMVKDMFRDEYAGGELPEIADKLLNEVFEKLDLNKDGQYTIDDNEEIPDENWETIRDDVSALTSMLEEDNLKFEREEYAQYVEADRKREEL; from the exons ATGTTGCGGCTATTCCATGGTCACAGTCACGTTTCTATATCCACCATGTCGTTGTGCATTATCGTTTGGCAGGTTGTAATACTGACGTGTTTATCAAGCCTCTCTGGGGCGTCGCAAAAAGAGGAGAAAAATGGAGACCCCACCATTCTCAAAGGGCATTTACAACCTTTTGGTGAGAGTGGTCAACGTCGTGAGATCGAAGTCAGGAATGATTTCCCTGAACCCTACGACTTCTTGAAGAACTATCTGAAAAAATCCAAGCCCGTGAAGCTGCCCGGAGTTATGCGTGATTCACGTGCCGTTCGTCTGTGGACAGACGCCTACCTCATGTCGCTTGACGTGCCTGCTGATACTGTCGTGGGTCTTGAGaccaagaaaaaagaaaaccgcTCCCAGGAAACCACATCAATGCATTTCCACGAGTTTCTTAAAATCTACAACCAGACTGAGCATTACATGGTTGATGATGTCCCAAAGTATCTCAG GCCTGATGTGATGGTACCTTGCAGTTTGCAATGTCCAGAGCTTGTTGAACAAGGATTTGCATTTGCT ATGATGTGGTTCAGCAGTGGTGGCACAAATTCTGTAGTTCACACAGACGCCTTCGACAATCTCAACTGTCTTTTGCGCGGCCAGAAATCATTTGTCATGATGGAtccagccagagacagagacaag ATTGACATATCGCACAACGGGGCATACTCCGCCGTTGATGTTGACAG TGTGGATTTGACAAAGTTCCCCGGCCTTGCAGATGCAGAGTTCTATCATGTCAATGTAACAGCTGGGGACTGCCTGTACATTCCCTACAGATG GATTCACCAGGTTCGATCCTTCAACAGCAACGTAGCTGTGAACTTCTGGTGGGACCACTACTCCTCCTCGGACCTGCTTGACCGAGATGAGGCGGTGTGCCAAGGTCAATGTGACCGCAGCCTCACTCTGGATAAAGTGGAGCTCAATGGACAAGACAGCTCAATGGACAACTTAGGCAGCCTTAA GGACTGGATGAGGGATGTGGTGATCAACAACCCGATGACGATTGAGATGGTCAAAGACATGTTTAGAGAT GAATACGCCGGAGGAGAATTGCCTGAAATTGCTGACAAGCTCCTCAATGAG GTGTTTGAGAAGCTGGACCTAAATAAGGATGGCCAATACACCATTGACGATAATGAAGAGATCCCAGATGAG AATTGGGAGACGATAAGGGATGATGTCTCCGCTCTTACATCCATGTTAGAGGAAGACAATCTAAAATTTGAGAGAGAAGAATATGCCCAGTACGTGGAGGCAGATCGCAAACGAGAGGAACTCTGA